A single region of the Mycobacterium avium subsp. avium genome encodes:
- a CDS encoding IS110-like element IS901 family transposase, which yields MAEPDRVWVGIDVGKSTHHACAIDDTGKVVWSKKIPNEQAAIEDLIAQGGRIANHVVWAIDLTSPPAALLIAVLLSAKAEVVYVPGRTVNTMSHAFRGEGKTDAKDARVIAETARHRRDLSPVVPGEDLVAELRSLTAYRSDLMADWVRGVNRLRSMLTAIFPALEAAFDYSTRAPLILVSAMCTPGEIRSAKRAGVIKHLRKNRAWPNNIDTIADKALAAAAGQIITLPGEAGTAALIKQLAARLLDLDRQIKDIDKQITNKFREHPSAAIIESMPGMGPHLGAEFLVITGGNMAAFTNPGRLASFAGLVPVPRDSGRITGNLHRPKRYNRRLRRVFYLAALSSLKIEGPSRAFYDRKRSENHIHTQALLALARRHVDVLWALLRDNRTWQPQQPTVAAA from the coding sequence ATGGCCGAACCCGACCGAGTGTGGGTGGGTATCGACGTCGGTAAGTCCACTCATCATGCGTGCGCGATCGATGACACCGGAAAGGTGGTGTGGTCGAAGAAAATCCCGAACGAACAGGCCGCGATCGAAGACCTGATCGCCCAGGGCGGCCGGATTGCTAACCACGTGGTGTGGGCGATCGATTTGACCTCGCCGCCGGCGGCGCTGCTGATCGCCGTACTGCTGAGCGCGAAAGCCGAGGTGGTGTATGTGCCGGGCCGCACGGTTAACACGATGAGTCATGCGTTCCGCGGCGAAGGCAAGACCGACGCCAAAGACGCGCGGGTAATCGCCGAAACCGCTCGGCACCGACGAGATCTGTCCCCGGTCGTACCCGGCGAAGACCTGGTTGCCGAATTGCGGTCGCTGACCGCATACCGGTCGGATCTGATGGCTGACTGGGTGCGAGGCGTGAACCGGCTGCGCTCGATGCTCACCGCCATCTTCCCTGCTCTGGAAGCTGCGTTCGACTACTCCACCCGCGCGCCGTTGATCCTGGTATCCGCTATGTGCACTCCGGGCGAAATCCGGTCGGCAAAAAGAGCTGGCGTGATCAAGCACCTTCGGAAAAACCGGGCATGGCCCAACAACATCGACACGATCGCCGACAAGGCGCTCGCCGCGGCAGCAGGCCAGATAATCACCCTTCCCGGCGAAGCCGGAACCGCCGCGCTCATCAAGCAACTCGCAGCACGGCTGCTGGACTTGGATCGGCAGATCAAGGACATCGATAAGCAAATCACCAACAAATTTCGTGAGCATCCCAGCGCCGCCATCATCGAGTCGATGCCCGGCATGGGGCCACACCTGGGCGCTGAGTTCCTCGTAATCACCGGCGGCAACATGGCCGCCTTCACCAACCCCGGCCGACTGGCATCGTTCGCCGGATTGGTACCCGTCCCACGCGATTCCGGCCGTATCACCGGCAATCTGCATCGGCCCAAGCGCTACAACCGGCGCCTGCGCCGCGTGTTCTACCTCGCCGCCCTGTCCAGCCTCAAGATCGAAGGTCCCTCGCGGGCTTTCTACGACCGCAAACGATCCGAGAACCATATCCACACCCAGGCCCTGCTTGCCCTGGCACGCCGCCACGTCGACGTCCTGTGGGCACTGCTGCGCGACAACAGAACCTGGCAACCCCAGCAACCAACCGTGGCAGCTGCCTGA
- a CDS encoding DUF7218 family protein yields MPRSSIKNEKMYQDLRKKGESKEKAARISNAAAGQGKSSVGRRGGKSGSYQDWTVPELKKRAKELGISGYSGLTKDKLVAKLRNH; encoded by the coding sequence ATGCCGCGCTCGTCGATCAAGAACGAAAAGATGTATCAGGATCTGCGCAAGAAGGGCGAATCCAAGGAGAAGGCCGCGCGCATCTCCAATGCGGCCGCCGGCCAAGGCAAGTCGTCGGTGGGCCGCCGCGGCGGCAAGTCCGGGTCCTATCAGGACTGGACCGTGCCGGAATTGAAGAAGCGGGCCAAAGAGCTTGGCATTTCCGGCTATTCGGGCCTGACCAAGGACAAGCTGGTCGCCAAACTGCGCAACCACTGA
- the purB gene encoding adenylosuccinate lyase, whose protein sequence is MSIPNVLAARYASAEMVAIWSPEAKVVAERRLWLAVLRAQQQLGVAVPAEAIADYERVLEDVDLASIADRERLLRHDVKARIEEFNALAGHEHVHKGMTSRDLTENVEQLQIRRSLELVFAHGVAVAARLAERAVAYRDLVMAGRSHNVAAQATTLGKRFASAAQETLIALARLRELIDRYPLRGIKGPMGTSQDMLDLLGGDPAKLAELERRVAEFLGFSTVLTSVGQVYPRSLDHDVISALVQLGAGPSSMAHTIRLMAGHELVTEGFAPGQVGSSAMPHKMNTRSCERVNGLQVVLRGYASMAAELAGAQWNEGDVFCSVVRRVALPDSFFAIDGQIETFLTVLDEFGAYPAVIGRELDRYLPFLATTKVLIAAVRAGMGREAAHHVIREHAVATALAMREHGAEPDLLERLAADERLPLDRAALDAALADRRAFTGAAADQVDEVAAQVDALVSRYPDAAKYTPGAIL, encoded by the coding sequence GTGAGCATTCCGAATGTGCTGGCTGCCCGGTACGCCAGTGCCGAGATGGTTGCGATCTGGTCGCCGGAAGCCAAGGTGGTCGCCGAGCGGCGGCTGTGGCTCGCGGTGCTGCGCGCGCAGCAACAGTTGGGTGTCGCGGTTCCCGCCGAGGCGATCGCGGACTACGAGCGGGTGCTCGAGGACGTCGATCTGGCCTCGATCGCGGACCGCGAACGCCTGCTGCGCCACGACGTCAAGGCCCGCATCGAGGAATTCAACGCGCTGGCCGGCCACGAGCACGTGCACAAGGGCATGACCAGCCGGGATCTGACCGAGAACGTCGAGCAGCTGCAGATCCGGCGCTCGCTGGAACTGGTCTTCGCCCACGGCGTCGCGGTCGCCGCGCGGCTGGCCGAACGGGCGGTGGCCTACCGCGACCTGGTGATGGCCGGGCGCAGCCACAACGTCGCCGCCCAGGCCACCACCTTGGGCAAGCGATTCGCCTCGGCCGCCCAGGAGACGCTGATCGCGTTGGCCCGGCTGCGCGAGTTGATCGACCGTTACCCGTTGCGCGGCATCAAGGGCCCGATGGGCACGTCGCAGGACATGCTTGACCTGCTCGGCGGCGACCCGGCCAAGCTCGCCGAACTCGAGCGGCGGGTCGCCGAATTCCTGGGTTTCTCAACGGTTTTGACCAGCGTCGGGCAGGTGTACCCGCGGTCGCTGGACCACGACGTGATCTCCGCGCTGGTGCAGCTGGGCGCGGGCCCCTCGTCGATGGCGCACACCATCCGGTTGATGGCCGGGCACGAACTGGTCACCGAGGGATTCGCGCCGGGTCAGGTCGGGTCGTCGGCGATGCCGCACAAGATGAACACCCGCAGCTGCGAACGGGTCAACGGCCTGCAGGTGGTGCTGCGCGGCTACGCCTCGATGGCCGCCGAACTGGCCGGCGCGCAGTGGAACGAGGGCGACGTGTTCTGCTCGGTGGTGCGCCGAGTTGCATTGCCGGACAGCTTCTTTGCCATCGACGGGCAGATCGAGACGTTTCTGACGGTGCTCGACGAGTTCGGCGCCTACCCGGCGGTGATCGGTCGCGAGCTGGACCGCTACCTGCCGTTCTTGGCCACCACCAAGGTGTTGATCGCCGCGGTGCGCGCCGGGATGGGCCGCGAGGCCGCGCATCACGTGATCCGCGAGCACGCGGTGGCCACCGCGCTGGCGATGCGGGAACACGGCGCCGAGCCCGACCTGTTGGAGCGGCTGGCCGCCGACGAGCGGCTGCCGCTGGACCGGGCGGCCCTGGACGCCGCGCTGGCCGACAGGCGGGCGTTCACCGGCGCCGCCGCCGACCAGGTGGACGAGGTGGCCGCCCAGGTGGACGCCCTGGTGAGCCGCTACCCGGACGCGGCCAAGTACACCCCGGGGGCCATCCTGTGA
- a CDS encoding cytochrome P450 produces the protein MTLAGTLSQIDFTDLDNFANGFPHHLFAVHRREAPVYWHEPTDNTPDGEGFWSVASYAETLEVLKDPATYSSVTGGERPYGGTLLQDLAIAGQVLNMMDDPRHSQIRRLVSSGLTPRMIRLVEDDLRARARRLLDAVVPGEPFDFLVDIAAELPMQMICILLGVPESERHWLFQAIEPQFDFGGSRKAALSQLSEAEAGSRMYEYGQQLIAAKRAEPTDDMLSVVANATLDDAAAPALSDLELYLFFSLLFSAGAETTRNAVAGGLLALAEHPEQLRWLRDDLGALPRAVEEMVRWTSPSPSKRRTATRDATLGGQSIKAGQKVQIWEGSANRDASVFDRADEFDVTRKPNPHLGFGQGVHYCLGANLARLELRVLFEELLSRFGAVRVVRPVEWARSNRHTGIRHLVVELREEQ, from the coding sequence GTGACTCTCGCCGGCACGCTTTCGCAGATCGACTTCACCGATCTGGACAACTTCGCCAACGGATTTCCGCACCACCTGTTCGCCGTGCATCGGCGCGAGGCGCCGGTGTACTGGCATGAGCCGACGGACAACACCCCGGACGGCGAGGGCTTCTGGTCGGTGGCCTCCTATGCGGAAACCCTTGAGGTGCTCAAGGATCCGGCGACCTACTCGTCGGTGACCGGTGGTGAACGCCCGTACGGCGGGACGCTGCTGCAGGACCTGGCGATCGCCGGCCAGGTGCTGAACATGATGGACGATCCGCGGCATTCCCAGATCCGGCGGCTGGTCAGCTCCGGCTTGACGCCGCGGATGATCCGCCTGGTCGAAGACGACCTGCGGGCCAGGGCGCGCCGGCTGCTGGACGCGGTGGTGCCGGGCGAGCCGTTCGACTTTCTGGTCGACATCGCCGCCGAGCTGCCGATGCAGATGATCTGCATCCTGCTGGGAGTGCCCGAGTCCGAACGGCATTGGTTGTTTCAGGCGATCGAGCCGCAGTTCGATTTCGGCGGCTCCCGCAAGGCGGCGTTGTCGCAGCTGTCCGAGGCAGAAGCCGGTTCGCGGATGTACGAGTACGGCCAGCAGTTGATCGCCGCCAAGCGCGCCGAGCCGACCGACGACATGTTGTCGGTGGTCGCCAACGCGACGCTGGATGACGCTGCGGCGCCGGCCCTTTCCGACCTCGAGCTGTACCTGTTCTTCAGCCTGTTGTTCAGCGCCGGGGCGGAAACCACCCGCAACGCGGTTGCGGGCGGGCTGCTGGCGCTGGCCGAGCATCCGGAGCAATTGCGTTGGCTGCGTGACGATCTGGGGGCGCTGCCGAGGGCCGTCGAGGAGATGGTGCGCTGGACCTCGCCCTCGCCGTCCAAGCGGCGCACCGCCACCCGCGATGCCACGCTCGGCGGCCAATCGATCAAGGCCGGGCAGAAGGTGCAGATCTGGGAGGGCTCGGCGAATCGCGACGCCAGCGTGTTCGACCGCGCCGACGAATTCGACGTCACCCGAAAACCCAACCCGCACTTGGGTTTTGGTCAGGGTGTGCACTACTGCCTGGGCGCCAACCTGGCCCGGCTGGAGCTGCGGGTGCTGTTCGAGGAGTTGCTGTCCCGGTTCGGCGCGGTGCGGGTGGTCCGGCCGGTCGAATGGGCCCGCAGCAATCGGCACACCGGCATCCGGCACCTGGTCGTGGAACTCCGCGAAGAACAGTGA
- a CDS encoding nucleotidyltransferase family protein encodes MTSGDARADTAAAAPRLREALRAAASALKEKGPRFALAGSYALWAYGAPEPSHDADLVVAEADVETAVTTLASAGFEIERPPEDWLFKARTGDMRVDVLHRLNGVPVDAQTLDRAEHHDVLAIGMPVLPPTMVLVQQLRSLGEHHCDFAKLLPAVRAVRERLDWDEIRAQTADNDYAVAFLVLAERLRLTR; translated from the coding sequence ATGACATCCGGCGACGCGCGCGCCGACACCGCCGCGGCCGCCCCGCGGCTGCGGGAGGCGCTGCGCGCGGCGGCATCGGCGCTCAAGGAGAAGGGCCCGCGTTTCGCCCTGGCCGGCAGCTACGCGTTATGGGCTTACGGCGCACCGGAACCCAGCCACGACGCCGACCTGGTGGTGGCCGAGGCGGACGTGGAGACCGCGGTGACCACCCTGGCCAGCGCCGGGTTCGAAATCGAACGCCCGCCGGAGGACTGGCTCTTCAAGGCCCGCACCGGCGACATGCGGGTCGATGTGCTGCACCGCCTCAACGGCGTGCCCGTCGATGCGCAGACCCTGGACCGCGCCGAGCACCACGACGTGCTGGCGATCGGCATGCCGGTGCTGCCACCCACCATGGTGCTCGTCCAGCAGCTGCGCTCGCTGGGCGAGCACCACTGCGACTTCGCCAAGCTGCTGCCCGCGGTGCGCGCCGTGCGCGAACGGCTGGACTGGGACGAAATCCGGGCTCAGACCGCCGACAACGACTACGCGGTCGCCTTCCTGGTGCTGGCCGAACGACTGCGGTTGACGAGATGA
- a CDS encoding catalase translates to MATDHTSGAPDPKQRDLESARFRRDTGYLTTQQGVRVDHTDDALTVGERGPTLLEDFHAREKITHFDHERIPERVVHARGAGAYGYFEPYDDRLAQYTAAKFLTSPGTRTPVFVRFSTVAGSRGSADTVRDVRGFATKFYTEQGNYDLVGNNFPVFFIQDGIKFPDFVHAVKPEPHNEIPQAQSAHDTLWDFVSLQPETLHAIMWLMSDRALPRSYRMMQGFGVHTFRLVNARGEGTFVKFHWKPRLGVHSLIWDECQKIAGKDPDYNRRDLWEAIESGQYPEWELGVQLVAEDDEFSFDFDLLDATKIIPEEQVPVLPVGKMVLNRNPDNFFAETEQVAFHTANVVPGIDFTNDPLLQFRNFSYLDTQLIRLGGPNFAQLPVNRPVAQVRTNQHDGYGQHAIPQGRSSYFKNSIGGGCPALADEDVFRHYTQRVDGQTMRKRAEAFQNHYGQARMFFKSMSPVEAEHIVAAFAFELGKVEMPEIRSAVVAQLARVDDQLAAQVAAKLGLPEPPEEQVDESAPVSPALSQVTDGGDTIASRRIAVLAADGVDVVGTQRFTELMEQRGAVVEVLAPVAGGTLAGGSGGELRVDRSFTTMASVLYDAVVVACGPRSVSTLSDDGYAVHFVTEAYKHLKPIGAYGAGVDLLRKAGIDNRLAEDTDVLNDQAVVTTKAAADELPERFAEEFAAALAQHRCWQRRTDAVPA, encoded by the coding sequence ATGGCCACCGACCACACTTCGGGTGCGCCCGATCCCAAGCAGCGCGATCTGGAGTCCGCGCGGTTCCGCCGCGACACCGGATACCTGACCACGCAGCAGGGCGTGCGCGTCGACCACACCGACGATGCGCTCACCGTCGGCGAGCGGGGTCCGACGCTGCTCGAGGATTTCCACGCCCGGGAGAAGATCACCCACTTCGACCACGAGCGCATCCCGGAGCGTGTGGTGCATGCGCGCGGGGCCGGCGCCTACGGCTATTTCGAACCGTACGACGACCGGTTGGCGCAGTACACGGCGGCGAAGTTCCTGACCTCGCCGGGCACCAGGACGCCGGTGTTCGTGCGTTTCTCGACGGTCGCCGGATCGCGCGGTTCGGCCGACACCGTCCGCGACGTGCGCGGGTTCGCCACCAAGTTCTATACCGAACAAGGCAATTACGACTTGGTGGGCAACAACTTCCCGGTGTTCTTCATCCAGGACGGCATCAAGTTCCCCGACTTCGTGCACGCGGTGAAACCCGAGCCGCACAACGAGATTCCGCAGGCGCAGTCGGCGCACGACACGCTGTGGGACTTCGTGTCGCTGCAGCCCGAGACGTTGCACGCCATCATGTGGCTGATGTCGGACCGGGCGCTGCCGCGCAGCTACCGCATGATGCAGGGGTTCGGGGTGCACACCTTCCGGCTGGTGAACGCCCGCGGCGAGGGGACTTTCGTGAAGTTCCACTGGAAGCCCCGACTCGGCGTGCACTCGCTGATCTGGGACGAATGCCAGAAGATCGCCGGCAAAGACCCCGATTACAACCGCCGCGACCTGTGGGAGGCCATCGAATCCGGCCAGTACCCGGAGTGGGAGCTGGGCGTGCAGCTGGTCGCCGAGGACGACGAGTTCAGCTTCGACTTCGATCTGCTGGACGCGACGAAAATCATTCCGGAAGAACAGGTTCCGGTATTGCCGGTGGGCAAGATGGTGTTGAACCGCAACCCCGACAACTTTTTCGCCGAGACCGAGCAGGTCGCGTTCCACACCGCCAACGTGGTGCCGGGCATCGATTTCACCAACGACCCGTTGCTGCAGTTCCGCAACTTCTCCTATCTGGACACGCAGCTGATCCGGTTGGGCGGCCCCAACTTCGCGCAGCTGCCGGTCAACCGCCCGGTGGCGCAGGTGCGGACCAACCAGCACGACGGTTACGGGCAGCACGCGATTCCGCAGGGCCGGTCCAGTTACTTCAAGAACAGCATCGGCGGCGGTTGTCCCGCACTGGCCGACGAGGACGTGTTCCGGCACTACACCCAGCGGGTGGACGGGCAGACGATGCGCAAGCGCGCCGAGGCGTTCCAGAACCACTACGGCCAGGCGCGGATGTTCTTCAAGAGCATGTCGCCGGTGGAGGCCGAACACATCGTGGCCGCCTTCGCCTTCGAACTCGGCAAGGTGGAGATGCCCGAAATCCGTTCCGCGGTGGTGGCACAACTCGCCCGCGTCGATGACCAGCTGGCCGCCCAGGTCGCGGCGAAACTGGGGCTGCCCGAGCCGCCCGAGGAGCAGGTGGACGAGTCGGCACCAGTTTCCCCGGCGCTTTCGCAGGTCACCGACGGCGGCGACACCATCGCGTCGCGCCGGATCGCGGTGCTGGCCGCCGACGGCGTCGACGTGGTGGGCACGCAACGCTTCACCGAGCTGATGGAGCAGCGCGGCGCGGTGGTCGAGGTGCTGGCCCCGGTGGCCGGCGGCACGCTGGCGGGTGGGTCCGGCGGCGAGCTGCGGGTGGACCGGTCCTTCACGACGATGGCGTCGGTGCTCTACGACGCGGTGGTGGTGGCGTGCGGACCGCGGTCGGTGTCGACGCTGTCCGACGACGGCTACGCCGTGCACTTCGTCACCGAGGCCTACAAACACCTCAAGCCGATCGGCGCCTACGGGGCCGGTGTCGACCTGCTCCGCAAGGCCGGCATCGACAACCGGCTCGCCGAGGACACCGACGTGCTCAACGACCAAGCGGTGGTCACCACCAAGGCCGCCGCCGACGAGCTGCCCGAGCGCTTCGCCGAGGAATTCGCCGCCGCGCTCGCGCAGCACCGGTGCTGGCAGCGGCGCACCGACGCGGTGCCGGCCTGA
- a CDS encoding phosphoribosylaminoimidazolesuccinocarboxamide synthase, with protein MPALSDYQHLVSGKVRELYRVDDEHLLLVATDRISAYDFVLDSTIPDKGRILTAMSVFFFGLVDAPNHLAGPPDDPRIPDEVLGRALVVRQLEMLPVECVARGYLTGSGLLDYQATGKVCGIALPPGLVEASKFAEPLFTPATKAALGDHDENISFARVIEMVGGVRANQLRDRTLQIYVQAADHALRKGIIIADTKFEFGTDPDGNLLLADEIFTPDSSRYWPADEYRVGVPQTSFDKQFVRNWLTSPESGWDRHGTEPPPPLPDHIIEATRNRYIEAYERISGLRFDDWIGPRA; from the coding sequence ATGCCTGCACTGTCGGACTACCAGCATCTGGTCAGCGGCAAGGTCCGTGAGCTGTATCGCGTCGACGACGAGCACCTGCTGTTGGTCGCCACCGACCGGATCTCGGCGTACGACTTCGTGCTGGACAGCACCATCCCGGACAAGGGCCGCATCCTGACGGCGATGAGCGTCTTTTTCTTCGGCCTCGTCGATGCCCCCAACCACCTGGCCGGACCGCCCGACGACCCGCGCATTCCCGACGAGGTGCTGGGCCGCGCGCTGGTGGTGCGCCAGCTCGAGATGCTCCCGGTGGAATGCGTGGCGCGCGGCTACCTGACCGGCTCGGGGCTACTGGACTACCAGGCGACCGGCAAGGTCTGCGGCATTGCGTTGCCGCCCGGACTGGTCGAGGCGAGCAAGTTCGCCGAGCCGCTGTTCACCCCGGCGACCAAGGCCGCCCTGGGCGACCACGACGAGAACATCTCCTTTGCCCGGGTGATCGAGATGGTCGGCGGGGTGCGGGCCAACCAGCTGCGCGACCGCACGTTGCAGATCTACGTCCAGGCCGCCGACCACGCGCTACGGAAGGGAATCATCATCGCGGACACCAAGTTCGAGTTCGGCACCGACCCGGATGGCAATCTTCTGCTGGCCGACGAGATCTTCACCCCGGACTCGTCGCGGTACTGGCCGGCCGACGAATACCGGGTCGGCGTGCCACAGACCAGCTTCGACAAACAGTTCGTCCGCAACTGGCTCACCAGCCCCGAATCCGGCTGGGACCGGCACGGCACCGAACCGCCCCCACCCCTGCCCGACCACATCATCGAGGCCACCCGCAACCGCTATATCGAAGCCTACGAACGCATTTCCGGGCTGCGTTTCGACGACTGGATCGGTCCGCGCGCATGA
- a CDS encoding TetR/AcrR family transcriptional regulator, which yields MTAAVTPKGERRRYALVSAAAELLAEGGFEAVRHRAVARRAGLPLASTTYYFSSLDDLIARAVEHIAMIEVAQLRSRVSALSRRRRGPETIAEVLADLLVGDVSGPGLTEQLISRYERHIACTRLPALRETMRRSLRQRAEAVAEAIERSGRSVHIDLVCTLICAVDGSVVSALVEGRDPRAAAQGAVVDLIEVLAPIDQRPVQI from the coding sequence GTGACTGCAGCGGTTACTCCAAAAGGAGAACGCCGGCGGTACGCGCTCGTGAGCGCCGCCGCCGAGCTGCTGGCCGAGGGTGGGTTCGAGGCGGTACGGCACCGGGCGGTCGCCCGGCGGGCCGGATTGCCGCTGGCATCCACCACCTATTACTTCTCCTCCCTGGACGACCTGATCGCCCGCGCGGTCGAGCACATCGCCATGATCGAGGTGGCCCAGCTGCGGTCCCGGGTCAGCGCCTTGTCGCGGCGCCGCCGCGGACCGGAGACCATCGCCGAGGTGCTGGCCGACCTGCTGGTCGGCGACGTCTCCGGCCCGGGCCTGACCGAGCAGCTGATCTCGCGCTACGAACGGCACATCGCCTGTACCCGGCTGCCCGCGCTGCGCGAGACGATGCGCCGCAGCCTGCGCCAGCGCGCCGAGGCGGTGGCGGAGGCCATCGAACGCTCGGGCCGCTCGGTGCACATCGACCTGGTGTGCACCCTGATCTGCGCGGTGGACGGCTCGGTGGTGTCGGCCCTGGTGGAGGGCCGGGATCCGCGGGCGGCGGCCCAGGGTGCGGTGGTCGACCTCATCGAGGTGCTGGCCCCGATCGATCAGCGGCCGGTGCAGATCTGA
- a CDS encoding DUF429 domain-containing protein → MYFAGVDLAWAGRNPTGVAVIDSGGELVSVAAVRDDDEILAALDPYVRGECLVAFDAPLVVNNPTGQRPAETALNRDFRRFQAGTHPCNTGKPEFADGPRAARLAAALGLALDPRSPRPRRAIEVYPHAATVALFGLQQTLKYKAKPGRSLERLKSELLLLMAGVERLAHAPVPVRVGGHAGWRALRRAVECAQRKSELRRAEDPVDAVVCAYVALFAQRRPDAVTSYGDPGTGCIVTPSLPAARRQSLRSAPAADRSGPAPR, encoded by the coding sequence ATGTACTTCGCCGGCGTCGACCTCGCCTGGGCGGGGCGGAACCCGACGGGCGTCGCCGTCATCGACTCCGGCGGCGAGCTGGTGAGCGTGGCCGCGGTCCGCGACGACGACGAGATCCTGGCCGCGCTCGACCCGTACGTGCGCGGGGAGTGCCTGGTCGCCTTCGACGCGCCGCTGGTGGTGAACAACCCGACCGGCCAGCGTCCCGCCGAGACCGCGCTCAACCGCGACTTCCGCCGGTTCCAGGCCGGCACCCACCCGTGCAACACCGGGAAACCTGAATTCGCCGACGGCCCGCGGGCGGCCCGGCTGGCCGCGGCGCTGGGCCTCGCGCTGGACCCGCGTTCGCCGCGGCCCCGGCGCGCCATCGAGGTCTACCCGCACGCCGCGACCGTCGCCCTGTTCGGGTTACAGCAAACCCTGAAATACAAGGCCAAGCCCGGCCGCAGCCTGGAGCGGCTCAAGTCCGAGCTGCTGCTGCTGATGGCGGGCGTGGAGCGGCTGGCGCACGCCCCGGTCCCGGTGCGGGTCGGCGGCCACGCCGGTTGGCGCGCGCTGCGCCGGGCCGTCGAATGCGCGCAGCGCAAGAGCGAGCTGCGCCGCGCCGAGGATCCCGTCGACGCCGTCGTCTGCGCCTATGTGGCGCTGTTCGCCCAGCGCCGCCCGGACGCGGTAACCAGCTACGGCGACCCCGGCACCGGCTGCATCGTGACGCCGTCGCTGCCGGCGGCCCGCCGGCAATCGCTCAGATCTGCACCGGCCGCTGATCGATCGGGGCCAGCACCTCGATGA
- a CDS encoding acyl-CoA dehydrogenase family protein has protein sequence MTAGLVKHWLESGRLELPLPASGRTAERWQRLAELAAENIVAARVAEAHVDAVAILHELGGKPPEPGQLWSVWAAEAPDAVLTATDIRGAYLLNGTKVWCPGAGFCTHALVTARRDDGTPGLFAVTVTDPTVKALPSTWWNAGMAGSDTRPVQFTNTHAVAVGDPGDYLIRPGFWHGAIGVAACWLGGARRVADPLYRCAASQSADAYSLAHLGAVDAALAAGDAMLAAAAAQVDADPFDRAGTAQLLARRVRTVVEHAVDEAITRTGRALGPGPLCQDGRHAQRVADLSIYIRQSHAERDLAELGRLAGRRAVRAP, from the coding sequence GTGACGGCGGGGTTGGTCAAGCACTGGCTGGAGTCGGGGCGGCTCGAGTTGCCGCTACCCGCCTCGGGGCGCACCGCCGAACGCTGGCAACGCCTGGCCGAGCTGGCCGCGGAGAACATCGTGGCGGCCAGGGTGGCCGAGGCGCACGTCGACGCCGTCGCGATCCTGCACGAACTGGGCGGCAAGCCCCCGGAACCGGGGCAGTTGTGGAGCGTGTGGGCGGCCGAGGCCCCGGACGCGGTGCTGACCGCCACCGACATCCGCGGCGCGTACCTGTTGAACGGCACCAAGGTGTGGTGCCCGGGCGCCGGGTTCTGCACGCATGCGCTGGTGACCGCGCGCCGCGACGACGGAACACCGGGCCTGTTCGCGGTGACCGTGACCGACCCGACCGTCAAGGCGTTGCCCAGCACCTGGTGGAACGCGGGGATGGCCGGCAGCGACACCAGGCCGGTGCAGTTCACCAACACCCACGCCGTCGCCGTCGGCGACCCGGGCGACTATCTGATCCGGCCCGGCTTCTGGCACGGCGCCATCGGCGTGGCCGCCTGCTGGCTGGGCGGCGCGCGCCGGGTCGCCGATCCGCTGTATCGTTGCGCGGCAAGCCAATCCGCTGACGCGTATTCGCTGGCGCACCTGGGCGCCGTGGACGCCGCGCTGGCCGCGGGGGACGCGATGCTGGCCGCGGCCGCGGCGCAGGTCGACGCCGACCCGTTCGACCGGGCCGGTACCGCACAGCTGCTGGCCCGCCGGGTGCGCACGGTGGTGGAACACGCCGTGGACGAGGCGATCACCCGCACCGGCCGGGCCCTGGGGCCCGGCCCGCTGTGCCAGGACGGCCGGCATGCCCAGCGCGTCGCCGACCTGAGCATCTACATCCGGCAAAGCCATGCCGAGCGCGACCTGGCCGAACTCGGCCGGCTGGCCGGACGGCGGGCGGTGCGGGCGCCGTGA